The DNA sequence AATACTCACTCTACCCGTAAACCCCGGGTGATGAGGGAGCTGCTCAAGACTCAACTAGGCTTGGACTAAAGCAGTTCAAACATTTTTAGCGAAATCAGATTAGGCCAGTAGGGATGAGGACGATCTCCAGCCAATTAGCTAGACTCATAGGTCGAGAGAGAAATAGAAGGCAGGAGCGCCCAGCACAGCCGAGGATTAGCCGGCCGACGCCTTCGCTCTCGGGCTTTGGGAGGGGTAGGCTGAGGCAGTCCGCTTGCGCTCCTGCCTTACACCACCCCCCCATCGAACGGGTCTTCTACCCGCGCCCTAACCCCGCTAGGGGCGAGGCCGCCTATTTTCGGGGGCCGCTTCGGGCTTAGATGCTTTCAGCCCTTATCGGCTGGGGCGCAGCTACCCGGCGCCGCCCTTTCGGACGACCGGTACACCGGAGGCCCCGGCACCCCGTTCCTTTCGTACTAAGGGTACCTTCCCCTCAGGCGGCCTTGCAGCCCCAACAGGGAGAAACCGAACTGGCTCGCGACGTTCTGAACCCAGCTCACGTTCCCCTTTAATGGGCGAACATCCCCACCCTTGGAGGCTGCTGCACCTCCAGGATGGGCAGTGCCGACGTCGGGGAAGCAAGCGGCGGGGCCGATGGGGACTCTCGCCCGCCACAGCTCCGTTACCCCTGGGGTAACTTTTTTGTCGTACCCGGCCCTCATCGAGAGGGCTCGAGTGTTCGCTAGGCCCGGCTTTCACCCCTGGATCCCACGCGTTTAGGGATCCAGTCAGGCGGGCTTTTGGCCTTGCCCTCTACGGCGGGTTTCTGTCCCGCCTGAGCCCGCCTTTGGGCGCCCCTGATACCTTTGCAGGGGCGTGCCACCCCAGCCAAACTGCCCACCTAGCCCTGTCCCGCCGGAGCGGTTAGTGGTACAGCCGGAGAAGGGCGGTGTTCCATCGTCGCTTCAGCTACCCCCTGGAGGGCAGCTACATCGCTCCCGCCTACCCTCTGCATCCCCGGCTGCACCACAAGGCCAGGCTGCAGTGAAGCTCCACAGGGTCTTCTCTCCCCGTTGGGGCGTCCCGGTCTGTGCACCGGGATGCGGGTTCACCGGCCCGCGGGAGGGGACAGCGGGCACCTCGTTAAGCCATTCATGCACGCCGATTTTTATTCGGCAAGGCATATGGCTACCTTAAGAGAGTCAGAGTTACTCCCGGCTTTCACCGGCCCTTCACCCCGTTGAACCGGGGCTTCAGGTACCGGCATTGGCCAGGCCTCATCCCCCGTACACACCCTTGCGGGCTCGCGGGGAACTATGTTTTTGTTAAACAGTCGGGCGCCCCTTGTCACTGCGACCTGCGGACCCCCTTTCGGAGGAGCGCAGGCACCCCATATCCCGAAGTTACGGGGCCAATTTGCCGAGTTCCCTCTCCCGCGTTAGGACCGACAGGCCTTAGGCCTTCTCAGCCAGCGCACCTGTGTCGGTTCTCGGTACGGACATCGGGGATCGCTCCCCACTCCCTTTTCAAGGGCTCCAGGCATCAGCCGAAGGCCCCAAAAGGGACCCCCATCGCGCCTTCAGCCGCCTCTCACCATTACGGTTCTCAGCGGCCTTCAGCGCTTGGGCGGGTCGCTCCCCTCAGGAAGCCCCCGCTCGGCCTAGCCTGAAGCGTCAGGAGTGGGGCCTGCGTTACCGCCTACCCCGATGGCGCCGGAATATTAACCGGCTTCCCTTTCGGCGGCTACCTGTTGGGTGCCGCCTTAGGACCGGCTAAACGCCGGCTGACGAAGCATTGCCGGCGAACCCTGGCGCTTTCGGCCGTGGGGATTCTCACCCCACTTCGCTGCTACTACCGCCGGGATTTGCAACACGTACCGGTCCACCGGAGCTCACGCCCCGGCTTCTGCCCGGTACGCGCGCCCGCCTACCCGGTGCTTTCGCACCGCCGGGGTATCGGCGCCTGGCTTCAGCCCCGACTCATTTTCGGGGCCCCCCTCCTCGGCGGGTGAGCTTTTACGCACTCCTTAGAGGATGGCTGCTTCTAAGCCTACCTCCCCGCTGTCTCAGGAGGGAGACGCCCTTCAGATTTCGGCACTTAGCCAGGACTTAGGGGCCTTAACCCCGGTCTGGGTTGTTCCCCTCTCGGCGACGGAGCTTCCCCCCGTCGCCCGGCTCCCCGCTTCTACGGGGGAGGCACATTCGGGGTTCGAGAGGGTGGCGGCTAACGCCTTACCCACCCAATCGTTGCCCTACCGCGCCCCCTCCCTCCACGGAGGCCCTCCTGCGGGAGGCTTCGGCGGGAACCGGCTATTGCCGGGCTAGATTGGTCTTTTGCCCCTACTCCCAGGTCACGGGAGGGATTTGCACCTCACCATCCCTATCGGGCCTCCACCGGGCTTGCGACCCGGCTTCGCCCTGCCCAGGAGTAGATCGCCCGGCTTCCGGTCTCACGAGCGTGACTAAACCCCCTTTCAGAGGCGGCCCCCTCGCTCAGCTGCGGGGCCCTCGCTTTCGCTACGCCTTCGGGCTTCAAGCCCTTAGGCTCGCCACGCCCGTGAACTCCCCGGCGCGTGTTTCAAGACGTACGGGGCGACCCCGGTCCGCCCCTTCGTACTCCCGCATCGCAGCGGTTTCCTTCGGGGGCCTCAGCCCTTAAGGGCCGCCGCTCCTATAACCGCCTGGTTTCAGGCTCTTTTCACCCCGCGCCAGCGGTACTTTTCAGCTTTCCCTCACGGTACTAAGTGCGCTATCGGTCTCGGGACGTATTTAGCTTTGGAGGTCGATGACCCCCGGTTCCCGCGGGTATTCCAACCCACGGTACTCTGGGAAAGGCCTCACAGCTAGCTGGTTACGCCTACGGGGCTCTCACCCTCTTTGGCGGGCCGTTCCAGGCCACTTCGGCTTCCCAACTAGCTGCTTGAGGCCCCCCTCAACCCCACATCCGCTCCTCCTCACGGAGGAACGTTCGGTTTGAGCTCTGCCCCTTTCCCTCGCCGGTACTCAGGGCATCCCGTTTGGTTTCTCCTCCTCCCCCTACTGAGATGCTTCAATTCGGGGGGTTCCCGCTCCCTGCCGGGAGCGCCTCTCGGCGGCATTGCCATTCGGGGATCCCCGGATCGAAGCCTGCCTGCGGCTCCCCGGGGCTTATGGCAGCTTGCCACCCCCTTCCTCGGCGCCCGAGCCGAGCCATCCACCAGGCGGCGTAGCAGCGAAGCGCGCCGGCCTTTAGCTCCTCGGACTGTGCTGAGCGCTCATAGGCTTAGCCTCACGCCTCAACTGACGAGGTTGCGCCTCGCCAGCCTCATCATGAGTCCGGATGGTCCTATCACTGGTTGGAATATAATTGGGAGGTGATCCAGCCGCAGGTTCCCCTACGGCTACCTTGTTACGACTTACCCCCCCTCGCGGACCCAAGGCTCGACCTAGCCTTCAGCTAGGCCTCGCCCCAAGTCCACTCGGGTGGGTTGACGGGCGGTGTGTACAAGGGGCAGGGACGTATTCACCGCGGTATGGAGAACCGCGGTTACTAGGGATTCCGGGTTCACGAGGGCGAGTTGCAGCCCTCGATCCCAACCACGGGCGGGTTTCAGGGATTTGCTCCCCCTCTCGGGGTCGCAGCCCGCTGTCCCGCCCATTGCAGCCCGCGTGCGGCCCGGGGGATTAGGGGCATACTGACCTGCCGTGGCCCCCTCCTTCCTCCGGCTCTTCGCCGGCAGTCCCCCCAGTTTGCCCGGGCAGCCGAAAGGCCCCGCTGGCAACTGAGGGCGGGGGTCTCGCTCGTTGCCTGACTTAACAGGACACCTCACGGCACGAGCTGGCGACGGCCATGCACCACCCCTCAGCGCGTCAGGTAAGGTCTTCAGCCTGACCTTCATCCTGCTGTCGCCCCCGGTAAGATTCCCGGCGTTGAGTCCAATTGAGCCGCAGGCGTTCACCCCTTGTGGTGCCCCCCCGTCAATTCCTTTAAGTTTCAGCCTTGCGGCCGTACTCCTCAGGCGGCCGGCTTAATGCCTTCGCTTCGACACCGGCTGAGGTCGAAACCTCAGCCGGCACCTAGCCGGCATCGTTTACGGCTGGGACTACCCGGGTATCTAATCCGGTTTGCTCCCCCAGCTTTCGTCCCTCACCGTCGGACGCGTTCCAGCCGAGCGCCTTCGCCACTGGTGGTCCTCCGGGGATCTACGCATTTTACCGCTCCCCCCGGAATACCCTCGGCCCCTCCCGCTCCCTAGCCCCGCAGTATCCCCGGCAGCCCGCTCGTCTTCGAGCGGATTTAACCGGAGACTTACGGGGCCGGCTACGGACGCTTTAGGCCCAGTATGCGTGGGAACCCCTCGGGGAGCTGGTTTTACCGCGGCGGCTGGCACCAGCCTTACCCTCCCCTTCCTACCCCGGGCTGTTTACACCCGGGAACAGCCGCCCTCAGCGGGCGGCACTCGGGCTCACTCCCTCACGCTTTCGCGCATTGGGGAAGTTTCCCGCCTGCTGCGCCCCGTAGGGCCTGGGCCCTTGTCTCAGTGCCCATCTCCGGGCTCCTCCTCTCAGAGCCCGTACCCGTCTTAGGCTAGGTGGGCCGTTACCCCACCTACTACCTGATAGGCCACGGTCCCATCCTAGGGCCTCAGTGGGGCCTTCCCCCCACCTACTTTCGGGGTGGACCCATTCCAGGAATCCACCCCTATCCGGGATTAGCCTCAGTTTCCCGAGGTTATCCCGGTCCCTAGGGCAGGTTGACCGTGTATTACGGAGCCGTGCGCCGCCGGGAGCAGGGGCTCCCAGCAGACTCGCATGGCTTAGTGCGAGCCCGATAGGGGTTCCCTCCGGCAGGATCAACCGGTCTCGAAGTACGGCCGCAATTCCAACCATTCGTGGGACCATCCGGACTCTCTTGAACGCGAGCCTTCAGCTCGCGTTCACATAACTAACTTTACGGATTCATTCTGTACCCCCAGCCGGAGAAAGGGTCCTCATGCGTCAGGCTCAGCCTTCACACTCAGACCCCCCGCCGGGTGGCTGGGGCCAGGCAGAATATGCACACCGTACATATATAAACTTAATGGATGGGGGGAATCTAGGACAACAGGGCTTCTAGTACAGCTTTGGCCGTGTGAAGCCTGTTTTCAGCCTGCTCAAAGGCTATTGAGTGCTCACCATAAGCGACATCCTCAGTTATCTCCTCCCCTATGTACCAGGGTTGACAGTGCATCACCTTGACTTGAGGTGAGGCCTTACTCAGTAACTTCGAGTTCACCTGGTAAGGAGGCAGAATTTGCATCCTCTTCTCAACATCCTCGACACCCATCGACTTCCAAGTATCTGTGTATATGACGTCAACCCCTTTGACAGCCTCAAATGGGTCCTCGGTGATCGTCAAACTTCCCCCGGTCCTCTCCATGATCTCCTTTACCTTGTTCACTATATCGGTAGAGGGCCAGTAGTCCTTAGGAGCACCTACGTAGTAGTCGTAGCCCATCAGGGCTGATGCTATCATCAAACTGTGATTGGTGTTAGCTGAACCATCCCCTAGGAACGCCACTTTGACCTTCCTATCTCCGAAGAACTCCTGTATCGTGAATACGTCGGCTAGAGCCTGCAGGGGATGGAACTTATCGCTGAGGAGGTTTATCACAGGCACCTTAGCCCACATCGCTAGCTCCTCAAGGGTGGAGTGCAGCTTGACCCTAGCAGCTATAGCGTGAACGAACCTGCTCAGCACCTCAGCAGTATCCCTTATGCTCTCGCCTCTCGATATCTGAAGGTTCGAGATAGGTAGCTCTATGAAAACGCCCCCTAAGTCGAAGGTAGCGACGCTTATGGAGACCCTGGTTCTGGTGGAAGGTTTCTCAAAGATACCAGCTACGTACTTCCCCCTGAGGGGGTCCTTAGGGGCTAACCCGTACTTGTGCTCCCAGGACCTCCTCAATAGGTACCTGAACTCGAAGGGAGTGAGGTCTAGCAGAGTCAGGAAGTCCCTACCTCTCAAGCTCCTAGCTGCTGACATATTATCGCCGAGTTGGAGCTCAGTCACCCAATATAACCTCTACTGCTCTAAGGGGATCGAATGGTGAGAGATCCGAGAAACCCTGACCGGTCCCCAGGAAGAGAACGGGTTTCTTGGAGTGAATTGAAGCAAAGAGAGGGGTCACTAAGCCACCAGCATCGACCTTAGTCACTACTATAGCGTCGAATCCGACCTCGCTGAAGGAGTCACACTGATTAAGTATATCGTTACCAGCTACTCCGTCTAAGACTAAAACCCTCAGATCAGGCTCAACAACCCTGACTATCTTCCTGAGTTCGTCTAGCAGGTTCCTGCTGAGGTAGTTCCTCCCCGCAGTGTCTATCAGCACGTGAGTATAGCCCCGAGCTGAGACCGTACCCAAGGCGTCGAAGCAGACCGCTGCGGGATCAGATCCCCTCTGTCCCTTGAAGAAGCTGACCCCGGCGGACCTGCAGTAGCCCTCCAGCTGCTCCCCAGCAGCTGCCCTGTAGGTATCAGCGGATACCACAAGCACCCTCTTGCCAGTTGATTGTAGGTACTTAGCTAGTTTAACTATGCTCAAGGACTTACCGACACCGTTGAAGCCGAAGAACACGATCTTAAAGGGCCTCTTATTGCTCTCAAGTCCATCTAATGATAGGGGTTCGGGAAGGAGCTCGAGCAGGGAATCCCTCAAAACACTCCTAACGATGCTACTAGGCTCGCCTCTTGTCTCGAGCCCCTCCATCTTAGATGAGAGTTCCCCCTTAATCATCTCGAGCACGGATAGAGGGATCCCCCTGGAGAGGAGATCTACCTCCATCTCCTCGAAGACCCTGAGCACATCCCTCCTGGTCCACTTCTTCCTAACGAGACCCACTGAGCTGAGCTTATCAACTAGGCTACTTAGCACGTCTCATCATCCTCTGGGCGTTTTCCAGTTCTACTTGAACCTTCGCTATGTTGCTGCTAACCTCCCTGATCCCTTGGTTCACCTCCTCAAGTCTCTCCATCATCTGCTTCATCGCGGCTTCGGGATTCATCTTAGCGTAGACGTTCCCTCCCATGAGGACGAGCACCTCCTTGGCATTAGCTGCTTCGACGAAGAGGGAGACGAAAGTGGAGACAGGAAGTATTAATGGTCCTATATTCTCCTCAGTAGACCTCATTAAAGCCTTCAGGGTCTCTATGCTCCTCTCAAGGTCGTTTCTCAGCAGGTTAAGTCTGTTGTATTCGTCGAGCAAGTACCTGTAGACGGACTGGAGGAAAGCTATGTTGTCCTCGCTCAAACCACCACCTCGGCATGGATCAGGGCTCTATTTTAAGCGCTTCTGCTATGGTCTCTACCTCCGTAGGAGTGGTTGGGAAACCCACCAGAGCTCCGGAGTCGCATACGACCAACCCTACCCTCACATAGATGATGCCATCGTTCACGGTCCCTCTGGTGCACTCTACCCCCAGCGTATCCGATATCCCCTTAAGCTCAGAGTCGTCCGCGGAGGGAGAGATCAGGCAACCTGAGTTGTTCGCGACCACCAGCGAGCCTACTACGGGGATCCCTCCGACGCGTCCCTTCCTGACTCTCACCCCCAGCAGTTTAGATATGATCTCCAACTCCTGATCCGCGAACCCGGGGTGGACAACAGCACCGTAATCGTTAGCGACTATATCGTTCCCAAGGGCTGTCAGCTTAAACGTCGGTAATGCGTGGACCTCAATATCCAGAGAGTCTCTTAAGGATTTAAGCTCACTCTCCGAGACGATTGAAGGAAGCAGTAATGCCCTACTGTTAGCTACAGTCAGTACCCCGATCATCCTGCTATCGTAAACGCTCGTCTCAAGCAGTTTCAAGCTCAGCTTATCGGCCAATCCCCTGAGTGAAGAGCCAACTCCCCTGGGGGCCAGCAGGTGCCTCCCGGCCACCCTGAGGTAGATGCCTAAGTTAGAGCCACCAAGAACCCTAGCCCTGAGAACGACCATCGTGATCACTCAAGCTGGCCAGATAGTCGCGATCTTCTCATCCTCATCGATCACGACCCTCACTCTTACCTTTCCCGGTGGATTGGACGCCCCTCTACTCCATAGGAGCTCATTAAGCTCAGGTCTCACTCTTATTTCGTAGTCTCTGAGCTTAGCGTACCTCCTGACAAGCTCCCTCACCATCTTGACAGCTCTAGCCGCTCTCTTCTTAGCGGGATACTTTGCTCTCAGTAAAATACCTATATTGAAGTCAAGAGTGAGTTCAGTCATACGGATCACCCTAAAGCTGGAGCCTACTCCTCCTCCAGCTCCTCCTAGGTCTCCCTCTGACCCTCCTGTTGGTCTTCACGTAGACCCAGGAGGGCATCCTCTTATTGCTCCTCATCACACTAGCGTATCTCAACTTACTGCTCAAGGGTCTCTGAGAGGCCATTATCCCACCTCACACCACCCTTATGTTGAAGTCCCTCCTCTCCCTCTCGGAGAGACTAGCTAGGAGTACCTTCAATTCGTCATCGGTGAGCTTCCTAGTGAGCTTACCAGCGGAGTAAAGCTGAATCAAGTATACCTTCACTTCATTCGCTAGCTCAGGTTTAACAAGCTCCACTCTTTTCAGTCTTTGCCAAGCCTCTGTTGTCAGGAGAGACTTCACTATAGCATCTATCCTTTGGAGCTCCCTGACCGCTTCCTCCTCCCTGCTCCTCTTCTCACTCATCTCAGCGATAATCCTCTCCTGTATCCTCCTCAGCGCTTCATCCTCGCTCATGGTGGCACCACCTTCCCTGGTGTCAAGTTCAGCTCCCTGATTATTTGATTAGCGATCTTATCCAGAAGCGAGATTCCCACTGGCGTTATCCTCCTCCCTCTCCCCTCCACCTTCTCCACTAAACCGAGCGACTCTAACTGCTGGAGTATCAGCCTTATAACATGACCACTCCCCTTAGCGAACCTCTCCGGCCTTACTCCTCTCTTCTTCCTACCGCCGTACTTAGTTCGCAGCCTCTCTACACCTACAGGCTCTCCCCTCAGGTACAGCGTCCTCAGAAGGGAAGCAGCTCTTATGTACCACCAGTCCTCTTGAATAGGTGGTCTCTCCTTATGAGAACCCGTTTTCGCATAGTAAGCCCAGTCCGGCGGCTTAATTCCATCGAACCTCTTCAGCTCCTCTTTGAGTCTCTCTATCAGAAGGTCAGCTCTAACTTCTCTAGCTGTGGGCATTTTCCCTCAAGCAGTGTTGCAAGCTGAATATAAAACCTTGCACCCCTCACATCAGTAGGGTCGCCTGCTCACCCTGCCGCATTCATCGCATCTCAGGACAAGGTGGGGCATCCTCTTAGACCTCGCCCTGACGCTCATGTTTATTCCGGGGTAAAGTAGTTTCTTACAGTGCTTGCAGAACCTCCATCTCCACTCCCTCGGTATCCTCACTCTAGATCGCATGGCTATCCTTCTAGCGAGATCCCCGTAAGTCATAGCGAGGACCTTATCCTCCCTGTAGATTTCGTCAGCGAGCTTAAGAAGTCTCCTGATTCTTTGAGAGGCTATCTCCTTCTCTCTAGCTTTACTCCTCACCTTGGGCCCCACACATCGATGTAGTAGGCGTAGCTTAATAGCATGGATATCGCCGCTGAAGAGGACATAATCCCTCCATACAGGGAGAGCTTGAAATCAGCTAACTTCTCAACTCTCTCAGAGAAGCTTCCATGAGGAAAGCATCCTACAATGAACTTAGCATCCCTCAACCCCTTTAGGAAGCCGATTGGTTCTAAGAAATCTCCTTTCTCGTCCAAAAGCACGGATCCATCGGCTAAATCCTCGAGCTCAACCTCGATCTCTTTCACTAGGGCTGAGCTCTCACTCTTCCCCACCCATCCCCTCTTCAATAATTCCTCCATGAGGCCCAGGAACCTCACGTAGTTCCTGGGCAACCTCACTGAAGCTGAGAAGCTGAAGATCCTATCCTCCAGCGTGTGCATGTAGAGCCTTACCTTACCCATCGAGTAGAGGGGGTGATCCGTAGCTGAGAGGAGGGACCTATGCACTATATCAGGCCTCCCAGCTCTCTTAGGAACCCTTTTCCTCATTTTGGGGGGTAAGGCATTGATATCGAGGACATCGTAAAATCTTCCATACACTTTCTTGTAATTAGAAGAGACTTCTTTTCTTCTAGCCCAATCCGGAACCCTGGTGAGTGAGGACTCCGCAAGCACCAGCGTGAGCATCCCTCTCACACAAGGGCTCAAGCTTAAATATAGTTAGTTGGATCCTCCCCCTAGCGGCCGTAGTCTAGCCTGGACAGGATGGGGGCCTGCCACGTCCCAGACCCGGGTTCAAATCCCGGCGGCCGCACCATCGGACGAATCTCCACATATGTGAGTTTGTAATGGATAGCCTCATGAGGATATTTGTATATCTCTACCGAGAAACTTCTATATAATTTTCGCGCAAGAGCCCCATTACTCCTATAAATTTTACTGAAATTTAAGCCCTCTGAAGTTTCTCACTGGATGTGTATGCGATACACA is a window from the Candidatus Korarchaeum sp. genome containing:
- a CDS encoding translation initiation factor IF-6 — its product is MVVLRARVLGGSNLGIYLRVAGRHLLAPRGVGSSLRGLADKLSLKLLETSVYDSRMIGVLTVANSRALLLPSIVSESELKSLRDSLDIEVHALPTFKLTALGNDIVANDYGAVVHPGFADQELEIISKLLGVRVRKGRVGGIPVVGSLVVANNSGCLISPSADDSELKGISDTLGVECTRGTVNDGIIYVRVGLVVCDSGALVGFPTTPTEVETIAEALKIEP
- a CDS encoding signal recognition particle-docking protein FtsY — encoded protein: MLSSLVDKLSSVGLVRKKWTRRDVLRVFEEMEVDLLSRGIPLSVLEMIKGELSSKMEGLETRGEPSSIVRSVLRDSLLELLPEPLSLDGLESNKRPFKIVFFGFNGVGKSLSIVKLAKYLQSTGKRVLVVSADTYRAAAGEQLEGYCRSAGVSFFKGQRGSDPAAVCFDALGTVSARGYTHVLIDTAGRNYLSRNLLDELRKIVRVVEPDLRVLVLDGVAGNDILNQCDSFSEVGFDAIVVTKVDAGGLVTPLFASIHSKKPVLFLGTGQGFSDLSPFDPLRAVEVILGD
- a CDS encoding ribonuclease P: MGPKVRSKAREKEIASQRIRRLLKLADEIYREDKVLAMTYGDLARRIAMRSRVRIPREWRWRFCKHCKKLLYPGINMSVRARSKRMPHLVLRCDECGRVSRRPY
- the argF gene encoding ornithine carbamoyltransferase translates to MTELQLGDNMSAARSLRGRDFLTLLDLTPFEFRYLLRRSWEHKYGLAPKDPLRGKYVAGIFEKPSTRTRVSISVATFDLGGVFIELPISNLQISRGESIRDTAEVLSRFVHAIAARVKLHSTLEELAMWAKVPVINLLSDKFHPLQALADVFTIQEFFGDRKVKVAFLGDGSANTNHSLMIASALMGYDYYVGAPKDYWPSTDIVNKVKEIMERTGGSLTITEDPFEAVKGVDVIYTDTWKSMGVEDVEKRMQILPPYQVNSKLLSKASPQVKVMHCQPWYIGEEITEDVAYGEHSIAFEQAENRLHTAKAVLEALLS
- a CDS encoding DNA-binding protein — encoded protein: MSEDEALRRIQERIIAEMSEKRSREEEAVRELQRIDAIVKSLLTTEAWQRLKRVELVKPELANEVKVYLIQLYSAGKLTRKLTDDELKVLLASLSERERRDFNIRVV
- a CDS encoding 50S ribosomal protein L31e encodes the protein MTELTLDFNIGILLRAKYPAKKRAARAVKMVRELVRRYAKLRDYEIRVRPELNELLWSRGASNPPGKVRVRVVIDEDEKIATIWPA
- the rpl39e gene encoding 50S ribosomal protein L39e (part of the polypeptide exit tunnel in the 50S ribosomal complex), whose translation is MASQRPLSSKLRYASVMRSNKRMPSWVYVKTNRRVRGRPRRSWRRSRLQL
- a CDS encoding 30S ribosomal protein S19e — protein: MPTAREVRADLLIERLKEELKRFDGIKPPDWAYYAKTGSHKERPPIQEDWWYIRAASLLRTLYLRGEPVGVERLRTKYGGRKKRGVRPERFAKGSGHVIRLILQQLESLGLVEKVEGRGRRITPVGISLLDKIANQIIRELNLTPGKVVPP